The following are from one region of the Paenibacillus sp. JZ16 genome:
- a CDS encoding ATP-binding cassette domain-containing protein has product MSVLALQNVSYRYEGAKQLVLKNVNVAFESSKVYTIVGKSGSGKSTLLSLLSGLDVCANGEILYKGDSLKSLDRDYYRAKSIGVIFQSFNLLTTATAVENIVLSMNISGSKEKDKKAFAYSLLEKVGINRDTADRRILKLSGGEQQRVGIARALSHNPDVLIADEPTGNLDRDTEAEVLNILMSLARDHGKCVIIVTHSKKVTSVADEVWGLSEGKLLYIKS; this is encoded by the coding sequence ATGAGTGTATTGGCCTTGCAAAATGTATCGTATCGCTATGAAGGTGCAAAGCAGCTTGTACTGAAAAACGTCAATGTGGCGTTTGAGAGCAGTAAAGTATATACCATTGTAGGAAAATCCGGCTCTGGCAAATCCACCTTGCTGTCTCTCCTGTCTGGCCTGGACGTATGTGCGAACGGGGAGATTTTGTATAAAGGAGATAGTCTGAAGTCGCTCGACCGCGACTATTATCGAGCGAAGAGCATCGGCGTTATTTTTCAAAGCTTTAATCTGCTCACTACGGCGACGGCCGTCGAGAACATTGTGCTGTCCATGAATATAAGCGGCAGTAAGGAAAAGGACAAAAAGGCGTTTGCCTATTCGCTTCTGGAAAAAGTGGGGATCAACCGGGATACGGCAGATCGTCGAATATTGAAGCTGTCGGGGGGAGAGCAGCAGCGCGTTGGGATTGCACGAGCCTTGTCGCACAATCCGGATGTTCTCATTGCCGATGAGCCGACCGGGAATTTGGATCGGGATACGGAAGCCGAAGTGTTGAATATTCTAATGTCCCTTGCACGTGATCATGGTAAATGCGTCATTATCGTTACCCATTCCAAAAAAGTCACATCGGTAGCAGACG
- a CDS encoding ABC transporter permease yields MYIFQHAMKNIGRNKGRNLLMGIIVLVIIVATVISLIINNTSGRIIDDYKTQFGSKVSLAPDLEQMYSKGADYEKVTSEQYLEFANSAYLRQSTFSAIVPSVSNTVKAVDQDKDLKGGNIKLQGPGGASKGNPTMKLVGNSNLETLAEFADGQRSITEGEIYKEPNESIVSKEFAELNDISVGDTIEVNSVMGEGNPYTLTVTGIYLDSTAEYGDMPMEMSFMNRRNEILTSFDTVMGDDPSSASAVNIQATYYMKSPDLLPDFEKELRDKGLPGSYTVSTDEESYAKVVGPVEAMKGIFLTFMIVVIILGSIILALLSSITIRERKYEIGVLRAMGMKKGKVAAGLISEALMITAVCLVVGLVIGSALSQPTANTILQNQIEAAEQAKSASGPGKFLMVGGQSNMSNVTAPPISQIDVGLGMDTLLQIALIALLLAAVSSMMSISRITKYEPIKILMERN; encoded by the coding sequence ATGTACATCTTTCAACATGCCATGAAAAACATCGGCCGAAACAAAGGACGAAACCTGCTGATGGGAATCATCGTCCTGGTCATCATCGTTGCGACCGTCATTTCGCTGATTATCAACAACACGTCAGGCAGGATCATTGACGACTATAAAACGCAGTTTGGCTCCAAAGTCAGCTTGGCTCCCGATCTGGAACAAATGTACAGCAAGGGAGCGGATTATGAAAAAGTCACGTCGGAGCAATATTTGGAGTTTGCCAATTCAGCATATTTGCGCCAGAGCACCTTCTCTGCCATTGTGCCGAGTGTCAGTAATACCGTCAAAGCGGTGGACCAGGATAAGGATCTAAAAGGCGGAAATATCAAGCTTCAAGGGCCGGGGGGAGCGTCCAAAGGCAATCCTACGATGAAACTTGTCGGAAATTCTAACCTGGAAACCCTTGCCGAATTCGCGGACGGACAGAGATCCATCACGGAAGGCGAAATCTATAAGGAGCCCAATGAAAGTATCGTAAGCAAGGAGTTTGCAGAGCTGAACGATATCTCGGTCGGGGATACGATTGAGGTGAATAGCGTGATGGGCGAAGGCAATCCATATACATTGACCGTTACCGGAATCTATCTGGACTCTACTGCAGAATACGGGGACATGCCCATGGAGATGAGTTTTATGAACCGCCGCAACGAAATTTTGACGAGTTTTGATACGGTGATGGGGGATGATCCATCGTCAGCAAGTGCAGTCAACATTCAGGCTACTTATTACATGAAAAGTCCGGATCTATTGCCTGATTTCGAAAAGGAGCTGCGTGACAAAGGGCTTCCTGGTTCCTATACGGTAAGCACCGATGAGGAGAGTTATGCCAAGGTTGTTGGCCCGGTCGAAGCGATGAAGGGAATCTTCTTAACATTTATGATTGTTGTGATTATTCTGGGATCGATTATCCTTGCGCTGTTGTCTTCCATCACGATCAGGGAGCGGAAATATGAGATCGGGGTTCTACGGGCGATGGGGATGAAAAAAGGCAAAGTCGCTGCAGGACTCATAAGCGAGGCACTTATGATCACGGCCGTCTGCCTTGTTGTCGGGCTGGTCATTGGAAGTGCGCTGTCGCAGCCTACGGCCAACACCATTCTGCAGAATCAGATCGAAGCAGCGGAACAGGCAAAATCCGCAAGCGGACCCGGTAAATTTCTGATGGTCGGGGGACAGAGCAATATGAGTAACGTTACAGCCCCGCCGATCAGCCAAATCGATGTCGGGCTGGGGATGGATACCCTTTTACAAATTGCACTTATAGCGCTGCTGTTAGCAGCGGTCTCCAGCATGATGAGCATCAGCCGAATTACGAAATACGAACCCATCAAAATTTTGATGGAACGGAACTAG
- a CDS encoding sensor histidine kinase, with translation MKVSRVLLYYSLTVTACLILAFILFISSITVPESNLPTYLFMMNMNKVTMLIQNGDFGGMSFLDLKPSIINKRNLEDYYVGALLQHIPILILCLVGILVTGTWVLSKILKVQHEKQAFLLAKQLSSMDEEHIIMEQHPAIVKAYQEIKSKFEAYTLDYVRLSAYVTHEQKNILSLLRAKLQLSDHGELTEEVDKVTDSLDDILTLSASKEITTMELVDTALLCANVCDEYRRLHPNIHFDFDDDANNTIIGRELWISRAVTNLVSNAVKYGGNSEIHVSVCNRKGSLIISVSDGGEGIDEAEQEKLFDYQYRVGKLKKDGYGIGLSLVRHVCELCDGLCWVENRGARGTTFYMIFPEALTLD, from the coding sequence ATGAAAGTCAGCCGAGTTCTTCTGTATTATTCCCTTACGGTGACGGCTTGCCTGATTCTTGCATTCATTTTATTCATTAGCTCCATTACGGTCCCCGAGTCCAATCTGCCCACATATTTATTTATGATGAACATGAACAAAGTGACAATGCTCATACAAAACGGGGATTTTGGCGGCATGTCCTTCCTCGATCTGAAGCCGTCCATCATCAACAAGAGAAACCTGGAGGATTATTATGTGGGAGCGCTGCTTCAGCATATTCCTATCTTGATTCTATGTCTTGTAGGCATACTCGTAACAGGGACCTGGGTATTGTCCAAAATTCTGAAGGTCCAGCATGAGAAACAGGCCTTCCTATTAGCCAAGCAACTAAGCAGCATGGACGAGGAACATATCATCATGGAGCAGCATCCTGCCATTGTTAAAGCATATCAGGAGATTAAGAGTAAATTCGAAGCGTACACCCTGGATTACGTCCGGCTTAGCGCTTACGTGACGCATGAGCAGAAGAATATTCTTTCCTTGCTCCGAGCCAAATTGCAGCTTTCAGACCATGGGGAGCTGACGGAAGAGGTGGATAAGGTTACGGATAGTCTAGACGATATTTTGACATTGAGTGCCTCCAAAGAAATTACGACCATGGAATTAGTCGATACAGCACTTCTGTGCGCTAATGTATGTGACGAATATCGGAGGCTGCACCCGAACATCCATTTTGATTTTGATGACGATGCCAACAACACCATAATCGGGCGGGAGCTCTGGATAAGCCGGGCTGTCACCAATCTGGTGTCCAATGCAGTGAAGTATGGCGGGAACAGTGAAATCCATGTGTCGGTATGCAACAGGAAGGGAAGCTTGATTATATCGGTCTCCGATGGAGGAGAAGGCATTGACGAAGCGGAGCAGGAGAAGCTGTTCGATTACCAGTATCGGGTCGGCAAACTCAAGAAAGACGGCTACGGCATCGGGCTGAGTCTGGTACGCCATGTGTGCGAGCTCTGCGACGGATTGTGCTGGGTAGAGAATAGAGGCGCTAGGGGCACTACATTCTATATGATTTTTCCGGAGGCCTTAACATTAGATTAA
- a CDS encoding response regulator transcription factor translates to MRLLIIEDDRELSYVMKAGLEKSGFHVDVANQGLEGEDKGFANRYDAILLDLNLPDKDGMEILSFLREQHIDTPIVIVTARDEVVQRALGLNTGADDYIIKPFDFVELEARIQAVIRRYYGRTKNEIDIGRIRVCPRTRKAYIDGMEIALSAKEFDILEYLASRSPDIVSSEDIAEHVYDEFFDPFSSVLRVHIANLRKKLTLQGGQGLLVTIKGNGYQLCG, encoded by the coding sequence ATGCGTCTGCTAATAATCGAAGATGATCGTGAATTATCCTATGTCATGAAAGCCGGGCTTGAAAAAAGCGGGTTTCATGTCGATGTTGCCAACCAAGGGCTTGAAGGTGAAGATAAAGGGTTTGCCAACCGGTATGATGCTATTTTGCTTGATTTGAATTTGCCTGACAAAGACGGGATGGAGATCCTTTCCTTTCTACGTGAACAGCATATCGACACGCCAATCGTTATAGTTACGGCACGGGATGAAGTCGTTCAGAGGGCACTGGGATTAAACACGGGGGCCGATGATTATATCATCAAGCCTTTTGATTTTGTCGAGCTTGAAGCCCGCATTCAAGCCGTCATCCGCCGCTATTATGGGCGAACGAAGAATGAGATTGATATCGGCCGCATTCGAGTCTGTCCCCGTACACGGAAGGCCTACATAGATGGAATGGAGATCGCATTGTCCGCCAAGGAATTTGATATATTGGAGTATTTGGCTAGCCGAAGCCCGGATATCGTATCCAGCGAGGATATTGCGGAGCATGTGTACGATGAGTTTTTTGACCCGTTCTCGTCAGTGCTAAGGGTGCATATTGCGAATTTGCGCAAGAAATTAACGCTGCAAGGTGGACAGGGGCTACTGGTCACTATAAAAGGGAACGGGTATCAGTTATGCGGATAA
- a CDS encoding NUDIX hydrolase, whose amino-acid sequence MIKYNICFVRRGDEVLLLNRKSPPWMGCWNGVGGKLEANETPRDSMLRELEEETHIRDYNLTFKGVVTWSVNGSMTGGMYLYLAEVPEGYTYPTPIATAEGILDWKPVSWITDDANAGIAANIPGSLELILHDSNCYDHRCTYEDGKLVEQTPLPISSSIETDEAMRGAWLNQYRGEEIAI is encoded by the coding sequence ATGATCAAATACAATATTTGTTTTGTTCGGCGCGGTGATGAGGTTTTATTGTTGAATCGTAAATCCCCGCCATGGATGGGGTGCTGGAATGGCGTGGGAGGCAAGCTGGAGGCGAACGAAACCCCGCGAGACTCGATGTTACGTGAGCTGGAGGAAGAGACACATATACGAGACTACAATCTAACCTTTAAAGGCGTAGTGACTTGGTCCGTCAACGGCTCGATGACGGGTGGTATGTATTTATACCTAGCAGAGGTGCCCGAGGGTTACACCTACCCTACACCGATCGCGACAGCTGAAGGAATATTGGATTGGAAACCAGTGAGTTGGATAACCGACGATGCAAATGCTGGAATTGCAGCTAATATACCGGGTTCGCTCGAACTCATCCTACATGATTCGAATTGCTATGATCATCGATGTACATATGAGGATGGTAAACTGGTCGAACAAACGCCGCTTCCGATCAGTTCCTCGATTGAAACGGATGAAGCGATGAGGGGGGCGTGGTTAAATCAGTATCGGGGAGAGGAAATTGCAATTTAA
- a CDS encoding DUF4830 domain-containing protein — MKLKLFFILMLAILVGCNKENDEIVIEIHKEQHVNYLENYGWSIDRFASETKYAAYTLQSFKSHVKDIKEWGHVDLTRFLDQEVTETGYFLQEKTATYNQIVGFILESGNEIIGGYLVFNYEAEQADGTLHIDHNVMNPILHRKELGSSPSS, encoded by the coding sequence TTGAAATTAAAATTATTTTTCATTCTTATGTTAGCTATCCTTGTTGGTTGTAATAAAGAGAATGATGAGATCGTCATAGAAATCCATAAAGAACAGCATGTTAACTACTTGGAGAATTACGGATGGAGCATTGATAGATTTGCGTCCGAAACAAAATACGCTGCCTATACTTTACAATCCTTTAAGTCGCATGTGAAAGATATTAAAGAATGGGGTCATGTGGATTTGACCCGATTTTTGGATCAAGAAGTTACAGAGACAGGGTACTTCCTGCAAGAGAAAACAGCGACGTACAATCAGATTGTAGGATTTATACTGGAGTCAGGCAATGAAATTATTGGAGGGTATTTGGTATTTAATTATGAGGCAGAACAAGCTGATGGAACATTGCACATCGATCATAATGTTATGAATCCTATTCTTCATCGCAAGGAGTTAGGTAGTAGTCCGTCTTCGTAA
- a CDS encoding serine hydrolase domain-containing protein: protein MSNPFEKLISYTQTSQEKYGASASALFIIQDGQVVTEWYSGQHHFKRGALPVTRDSMFNLYSIRKSYVGMATAIAVTEGNISIDTVVTDIVKDMAISDLKGVTIRELATKTNAKYFGPQRIEREEVAGKLIKVITGKTIAQIIRDRVFKPLDLNHSEWVSVPEARLVCDFQAADGYASIRIESDEGCDRNLYASAKDLAMWGYLHLHQGTVHNQQLLSSEVFRLINQLRAETQDQHRIFGWYYQEKWFYASGAAGCHCVVIPEFNAVGVRMLNKYTENYSEDQTMFNETLYECLGL, encoded by the coding sequence ATGAGCAATCCTTTCGAGAAACTAATATCATATACACAAACTTCTCAGGAGAAGTATGGTGCTTCTGCCTCCGCTTTGTTCATCATTCAAGATGGTCAAGTCGTAACGGAATGGTATTCTGGTCAGCATCATTTTAAGCGTGGTGCATTGCCGGTAACCAGGGATTCGATGTTTAATCTATATTCAATCAGAAAGTCATACGTTGGCATGGCAACAGCTATAGCGGTTACAGAAGGGAACATCTCCATCGATACGGTTGTCACTGATATTGTTAAGGATATGGCAATTAGCGATTTAAAGGGCGTGACGATCCGAGAATTAGCTACCAAAACCAATGCGAAGTACTTTGGTCCCCAGCGAATCGAACGCGAAGAAGTCGCAGGAAAACTAATAAAAGTGATCACAGGCAAGACAATCGCTCAAATAATAAGAGACCGGGTATTTAAACCACTGGATTTGAACCATTCGGAGTGGGTGTCTGTGCCGGAAGCTCGATTGGTATGTGATTTTCAAGCTGCGGATGGGTATGCATCCATTCGAATAGAATCCGATGAAGGCTGCGACCGGAATTTGTATGCCAGCGCTAAGGATTTGGCGATGTGGGGATATCTCCATCTACATCAGGGAACCGTTCATAACCAACAACTTTTATCCAGTGAAGTATTTCGTTTAATTAACCAATTAAGAGCTGAAACTCAAGATCAACACCGGATTTTTGGATGGTATTATCAAGAAAAATGGTTTTATGCTTCCGGAGCCGCCGGCTGTCATTGCGTAGTTATCCCTGAGTTCAATGCGGTAGGGGTTCGGATGTTGAACAAATATACGGAGAATTATAGTGAAGATCAGACCATGTTTAATGAAACATTATACGAGTGTTTGGGGTTATAA
- a CDS encoding methyltransferase domain-containing protein, whose translation MFNYEYACVWQAGGVQDGGQTDIVKRSWDEWSDSWYVGYRTEEVISRVIKQPASAFHPTTFSMIMKAFPDLRGKRICVPSSGDNHAVFAFHLMGAHVTSCDISERQLENSSVIAQRYGWDIEFICDDTMKLSSIKSNDYDFVYTSNGVHVWIHDLNSMYTQIHRVLKPNGAFIMYDIHPFMRPFGTSSTDKIHVVNPYDSTGPFGEIPTYKWRIQDMLNAMMSSGFTVKHMEEMFAVDGRFWVDESKGEASRLSDQDLEDFRNWQFNPLAALPQWLSIYATK comes from the coding sequence ATGTTTAATTATGAATACGCTTGCGTTTGGCAGGCAGGGGGGGTGCAAGATGGAGGGCAAACGGATATCGTTAAAAGATCCTGGGACGAATGGTCAGACTCGTGGTACGTAGGATATCGAACCGAAGAGGTCATTTCCAGAGTCATAAAACAACCTGCTTCCGCGTTTCACCCTACTACATTCTCGATGATCATGAAAGCATTCCCAGACCTTCGGGGCAAACGGATATGTGTTCCTTCAAGCGGAGATAATCATGCCGTGTTTGCTTTTCATCTCATGGGGGCTCACGTCACTTCATGTGACATTTCGGAACGGCAGCTCGAGAACAGCTCAGTTATAGCACAGAGATATGGATGGGATATTGAGTTTATCTGTGACGATACCATGAAGCTGAGCAGCATCAAGAGCAATGACTATGATTTTGTCTACACATCGAATGGGGTCCATGTATGGATTCATGATTTGAATTCGATGTATACCCAGATCCATCGAGTTCTTAAACCTAATGGGGCTTTCATCATGTATGATATTCATCCATTTATGCGCCCATTTGGAACCAGCTCTACAGATAAGATCCATGTGGTGAATCCATATGACTCCACAGGGCCTTTTGGAGAAATACCAACGTATAAGTGGCGTATTCAAGATATGTTGAACGCCATGATGTCATCCGGTTTTACCGTTAAACATATGGAAGAAATGTTCGCAGTAGACGGTAGGTTCTGGGTGGATGAATCCAAAGGCGAGGCTAGCCGTTTGTCTGATCAAGATCTGGAAGATTTCCGTAACTGGCAATTTAACCCGCTTGCAGCGCTTCCTCAATGGTTATCGATCTATGCAACGAAATAA
- a CDS encoding 3'-5' exonuclease, with the protein MEIRFLSDVEYAVSVLAVNEILKQRYCVFDLESTGIHHETEHITQVGAVIIENGIVQKSQTFNSYVQPLKPIPEAVERFTGISNTNVESAPRFNEVYSRFIEFIKVL; encoded by the coding sequence GTGGAAATTCGCTTTTTATCCGATGTAGAATATGCCGTTTCAGTTTTGGCAGTCAACGAAATTTTGAAACAAAGGTACTGTGTATTTGACTTGGAATCAACGGGCATCCACCATGAAACGGAACATATTACGCAGGTGGGTGCCGTTATCATTGAGAACGGTATCGTTCAGAAATCCCAAACCTTCAACTCGTATGTTCAGCCTCTAAAGCCCATTCCTGAAGCCGTTGAGCGTTTTACCGGCATATCTAATACAAATGTAGAGTCTGCCCCGAGATTCAACGAGGTTTACAGCCGTTTTATCGAATTTATCAAAGTACTATAA
- the murI gene encoding glutamate racemase, whose amino-acid sequence MRIAFFDSGLGGLTVLSEAMKELPQEDFLFYADTLHVPYGTKAKEDVKSYIHHAMESIMKEEVKAIVVACNTATSMAISDLRKAYPIPVIGMEPAVKPAVEINRSSGKRILVLATPLTIKESKYRDLVRRVDSMHIVDSLPLPELVEHCEALNFDRKVMKDYFTKQFESFDMNEYGTIVLGCTHYPFYKSILSDLLPDHIRMIDGSKGTVNRLIQVLSDNDLLSSSGNRDVTLLNSRQSMEYTEKMKKALSIYREIEG is encoded by the coding sequence ATGAGAATAGCTTTTTTTGATTCAGGTTTAGGCGGTTTAACCGTGTTATCGGAGGCAATGAAGGAGCTGCCGCAGGAAGATTTTTTGTTTTATGCGGACACTCTCCATGTGCCTTATGGTACCAAAGCCAAGGAAGACGTGAAATCTTACATCCATCATGCGATGGAATCGATCATGAAGGAAGAAGTCAAAGCCATCGTCGTTGCATGCAACACGGCTACAAGCATGGCGATTTCCGATCTGAGGAAGGCTTATCCGATCCCGGTTATCGGGATGGAACCGGCCGTAAAGCCGGCCGTCGAAATTAATCGTTCCAGCGGGAAGCGAATCCTGGTGCTTGCCACACCGCTGACCATAAAGGAATCGAAGTACAGGGATCTGGTTCGACGAGTCGACAGCATGCATATCGTGGACTCCCTGCCCCTTCCGGAGCTGGTAGAGCACTGTGAGGCTTTGAATTTCGATCGAAAGGTCATGAAGGATTACTTTACCAAGCAATTCGAATCCTTCGATATGAATGAGTACGGAACTATTGTCTTGGGCTGTACCCACTATCCATTTTACAAAAGCATCTTATCGGATCTGCTGCCGGATCACATTCGCATGATAGATGGCAGTAAAGGAACCGTGAACAGACTCATTCAGGTTTTAAGTGACAATGATCTGCTCAGCTCCAGCGGTAATCGGGATGTTACGCTATTAAATTCGAGGCAATCCATGGAGTATACAGAGAAGATGAAGAAAGCGTTGAGCATTTATAGGGAAATAGAGGGATAG
- a CDS encoding tetratricopeptide repeat protein, with product MTDNIQQRFRYSEAPIWELQRNYYEELGMKAWNNDQVPQYITSNPMIATAYAEIIFGFLRDRADQGELTETVTILELGAGAGRLGYHVLHKLCELRDFAGIALPPFRYVMTDLPIKNVAAWRQHPAMQSYIEQGLLDFARFDAVHDTEVNLVVSKTTIRPGDLKQPLLVVANYFFDGIPQELIYVGEGKIYESDVVIEFPEQHDKLKPAEALEQMKLAYEHRRAPRYEEDNYPYRDVIAYYQQELEDSHILFPEIGLTCMERLNQLSTSGFMLLTADKGDHHIDNWKFAEPPQLIYHGSFSLTANYHALQHVFEQRGAHAIFPTQHYKNINVGCILMLEAPMSYANTRIAYRQFIERFGPDEFFSMKEWIDRNIESMGMQQILSFWRLGGYDAEFFIQSAKRISNLLPDANDEEMLDIRTGIYKMWSSYYVMEQRYDLALDAGLVLFEMDMYEDARFFLKESVETDEDEPVPTVIYCLAICCYELGLDEEALEYTREALVLEPDHEEALALLKCFE from the coding sequence ATGACGGACAATATTCAACAACGCTTCCGTTACAGTGAGGCACCCATCTGGGAACTACAGCGGAATTATTACGAAGAACTGGGGATGAAAGCCTGGAATAATGATCAGGTTCCGCAGTATATTACAAGCAATCCCATGATTGCTACGGCTTACGCCGAAATTATATTCGGATTCCTTCGGGACCGTGCCGATCAAGGCGAGCTAACCGAAACGGTGACGATTCTGGAACTGGGAGCCGGAGCCGGGCGCCTCGGTTATCACGTGCTGCACAAGCTGTGCGAGCTGAGAGATTTTGCGGGTATAGCGCTGCCCCCTTTCCGCTATGTTATGACGGATTTGCCGATTAAAAATGTTGCGGCATGGCGTCAACACCCTGCCATGCAATCCTATATTGAACAGGGGCTCCTGGACTTCGCGAGGTTCGATGCCGTGCATGACACGGAAGTGAACCTGGTGGTATCGAAGACAACGATACGTCCTGGAGATTTGAAGCAGCCGCTGCTGGTTGTCGCGAACTATTTCTTTGACGGTATTCCGCAAGAACTGATCTATGTGGGGGAAGGCAAGATTTACGAGAGCGATGTTGTTATCGAGTTTCCGGAGCAGCACGACAAGCTCAAGCCGGCTGAAGCACTGGAACAAATGAAACTGGCCTATGAGCACCGCCGTGCGCCCAGATACGAGGAGGACAACTATCCGTACCGTGATGTCATTGCTTACTACCAGCAAGAGCTGGAGGATTCGCATATCCTGTTTCCGGAGATAGGACTGACCTGCATGGAGCGTCTGAATCAGTTATCAACGTCGGGTTTCATGCTTCTCACGGCGGATAAAGGAGATCATCATATCGATAATTGGAAGTTTGCCGAACCGCCGCAATTAATTTACCATGGCAGCTTCTCATTAACGGCTAATTATCATGCGCTGCAGCATGTGTTTGAGCAAAGGGGCGCACATGCGATTTTCCCCACGCAGCATTATAAAAATATTAACGTCGGCTGTATCCTCATGCTGGAAGCACCGATGAGTTACGCGAACACCCGGATCGCTTACCGCCAATTTATCGAACGCTTCGGACCTGATGAATTTTTCAGTATGAAGGAATGGATCGACCGGAATATTGAAAGCATGGGTATGCAGCAAATTTTGTCTTTTTGGCGATTGGGCGGGTATGATGCCGAGTTCTTCATTCAGAGCGCGAAGCGCATCTCGAATCTGCTGCCGGATGCCAATGACGAAGAAATGCTGGATATTCGAACAGGCATCTACAAAATGTGGTCATCGTACTATGTGATGGAGCAGCGTTATGATCTGGCATTGGACGCGGGGCTGGTGCTGTTCGAGATGGATATGTACGAGGATGCAAGGTTCTTCCTGAAGGAATCCGTGGAAACGGACGAAGACGAGCCGGTGCCAACGGTTATATATTGCTTGGCGATCTGCTGCTATGAGCTTGGTCTCGACGAAGAGGCTCTGGAATACACGCGTGAGGCGCTTGTTCTGGAACCCGATCATGAAGAGGCTTTGGCACTGTTGAAATGTTTTGAGTAA
- a CDS encoding lipase family protein: protein MGTSMEREQWAIFLAAICGQTYTQFSNTDGSFVLPLNYSLYDTIEANSLISVSERFGFILESPDEIIIAFRGTSSTTNWISDAIASQKNFKYIKDSSLTHRGFTNIYASARGQVMSALNRLPAHKTLFITGHSLGGALATLCAVDAAANTDHPSPYVFTYGSPRVGDLDFTKAFAKYVRNSCRIANLFDVVTHAPPHIYKMPKREKKYYYSHVHTQWPLTFQNGSVSGNHVIGSYYAELAKLQPEFAERLSTTNPEFCPVGESPLEKV, encoded by the coding sequence ATGGGTACGAGCATGGAACGAGAACAATGGGCCATTTTCTTGGCAGCGATCTGCGGACAGACCTATACACAATTCAGCAACACGGACGGCTCATTTGTCCTTCCGCTAAATTATTCGCTCTATGACACCATTGAGGCCAACTCCTTAATCAGCGTGTCCGAGCGCTTTGGGTTTATTCTGGAATCACCGGATGAAATCATTATCGCCTTTCGGGGCACCAGTTCAACAACAAACTGGATCTCTGATGCCATCGCCTCCCAAAAAAACTTCAAATATATTAAGGACTCTTCTCTCACACACCGCGGTTTCACGAACATCTACGCCTCTGCTCGGGGCCAGGTCATGTCGGCACTTAACCGACTTCCTGCACACAAAACACTGTTCATTACCGGCCACAGCCTTGGAGGAGCGCTCGCAACCTTATGTGCAGTCGATGCGGCCGCCAACACGGACCACCCATCCCCTTATGTATTTACCTACGGGTCCCCTCGTGTAGGAGATCTCGATTTTACCAAGGCCTTCGCCAAGTATGTTCGAAACAGCTGCCGCATCGCCAACCTGTTCGACGTCGTAACGCATGCCCCGCCTCACATCTACAAGATGCCTAAACGGGAGAAGAAGTACTATTACAGCCATGTCCATACCCAATGGCCGTTGACCTTCCAGAATGGATCGGTGAGCGGCAATCATGTAATCGGAAGTTATTATGCGGAGCTTGCCAAGCTTCAGCCGGAATTTGCCGAACGCTTAAGTACAACGAATCCCGAATTCTGTCCAGTTGGTGAATCCCCCTTAGAGAAGGTATAA